TGCCTTGCGGCTTATCTCAACTCTGGAAACACCGGCGTTGGACAACTCTTTCTTGACAAATGTTCGGATGCGGAAATCTTCTTCCACCAATTGGCCCGGCAAACCTTTGGCCATCTCTTTAGTAGAGAACAACCAGTTGGACTGCCATCCTTTGTGGACGCCAAGCCGAAAACCATTCGGATTTACTTTCTGACCCACGAAATGCTCCTTTATACGTCAGACAGAGTGACGGTGATGTGACTTGTACGCTTCATAATGGGGAATGCTCTTCCTCTAGCGTGCGGTTGGCTGCGCTTAAGGGTTGGTCCCCCATCAGCATGTGCTTCGACAACCTTCATATCCATTACTTCAGCTTCGGACACGGGACGCTTTGGCGAATTGATAAGGTTGAACATTGCGGAACGCAATACCTTATGCACTTCACGAGCAGCCGTGTACGGCATAAATCTCAAAATGGTGTCAGCTTCACCAACAGATTTGCCGCGGATCTCATTGACCACACGACGCACCTTTCTCGGTGACATTCTCACCCACTTAGCTTGTGCTCTACTCAACATGATTAGCCAGCCCTCTTTACTGTTTTGTCGGCTGCACCCGAGTGTCCTTTGAATTGACGTGTCGGGGCAAACTCTCCAAGTCTATGTCCAATCATTTGCTCGGTTACGTAAACCGGCACATGCTTCTTACCGTTATAAACAGCAATGGTGTGACCGATCATCTCAGGAATAATCATCGATGCGCGTGCCCACACTTTGACGACTTTTTTCTCGCCTTTGCGGTTCATTTCTTCGATTTTCTTTTGCAGTGAAGGGTGTACATATGGTCCCTTCTTAAGCGAACGTGCCATTATGCAACTCCTTTATTTCTTACGACGCTGGACGATGTACTTGCTAGATGTCTTGTGCTTACCGCGACGGGTCTTGTAACCCATAGCTGGTTTGCCCCAAGGTGTTTGTGGCTTACCGCCGATTGGCGATTTACCTTCACCACCACCGTGTGGGTGATCAACTGCGTTCATCACGACACCGCGGTTAGCTGGCTTAATACCCATCCAACGCTTACGGCCGGCTTTACCAATGCGGATGTTTTTAGCATCCGTATTGCCCAACTGACCGATTGTAGCCATACAGTCAACATGAACCATGCGCATTTCACCTGACGGTAAACGCAACGTAGCCATCTTGCCTTCTTTGGCCAATACTTGTATTTGAGCTCCGGCGGATCTGCCCATTTGTCCGCCCTTGCCTTTGGTCATTTCCACGTTGTGAACCATGGTACCCAAAGGTATCAAGCGCAAAGGAAGAGCATTGCCATCTCGTACTTCAGCAGCCGGACCGCTCATCAATTTATCGCCAACCTTGACGCCAATTGGAGCCAGGATGTAGCGCTTTTCACCATCTTTGTAGAACAACAAACAAATACGGCAATTGCGGTTTGGATCGTATTCGATTGTTTTTACTGTCGCTTCGATGTGCTCTTTGTCACGCTTGAAGTCGATAATACGGTAATTCTGTTTGTGACCGCCGCCTTTGTGGCGAACTGTCAATCGTCCTTGGTTGTTGTGACCGGAGTGCTTTTTCAAAGGCACGATCAACGATTTTTCCGGACGTGAAGTCGTCAGATCGGAGAAGTCATTTAATGACATATTCCGTCTGCCGGCTGATGTTGGATTTACTTTACGAGGAGGCATTTTCTAATTTCCTTTTCCGCTTTTGCGATAACTGGAAGTACTTTATGTACTCTTGCTGGCGCTTATGCGCTGAACAGCTCGAGTGCATCT
The Candidatus Obscuribacterales bacterium DNA segment above includes these coding regions:
- the rplV gene encoding 50S ribosomal protein L22, which produces MLSRAQAKWVRMSPRKVRRVVNEIRGKSVGEADTILRFMPYTAAREVHKVLRSAMFNLINSPKRPVSEAEVMDMKVVEAHADGGPTLKRSQPHARGRAFPIMKRTSHITVTLSDV
- the rpsS gene encoding 30S ribosomal protein S19, encoding MARSLKKGPYVHPSLQKKIEEMNRKGEKKVVKVWARASMIIPEMIGHTIAVYNGKKHVPVYVTEQMIGHRLGEFAPTRQFKGHSGAADKTVKRAG
- the rplB gene encoding 50S ribosomal protein L2; amino-acid sequence: MPPRKVNPTSAGRRNMSLNDFSDLTTSRPEKSLIVPLKKHSGHNNQGRLTVRHKGGGHKQNYRIIDFKRDKEHIEATVKTIEYDPNRNCRICLLFYKDGEKRYILAPIGVKVGDKLMSGPAAEVRDGNALPLRLIPLGTMVHNVEMTKGKGGQMGRSAGAQIQVLAKEGKMATLRLPSGEMRMVHVDCMATIGQLGNTDAKNIRIGKAGRKRWMGIKPANRGVVMNAVDHPHGGGEGKSPIGGKPQTPWGKPAMGYKTRRGKHKTSSKYIVQRRKK